In the Flavobacterium pallidum genome, one interval contains:
- a CDS encoding 2TM domain-containing protein produces MERDTHEQYEYARSRLRQKKYLFYHFVLFLIGSLFMFVANELLKFGEPEEWDIWASTIWFFIIILHFIKVYIMDRFMNKEWERAQIDRLMAKQQNRIRQLESKIDTEKN; encoded by the coding sequence ATGGAAAGAGACACGCACGAACAATATGAATATGCGCGAAGCAGGTTACGCCAGAAGAAATACCTGTTCTATCATTTTGTACTGTTTTTAATCGGAAGTTTGTTTATGTTTGTGGCCAATGAACTACTGAAGTTCGGTGAGCCTGAAGAGTGGGATATCTGGGCATCAACCATTTGGTTTTTCATCATTATCCTTCATTTTATAAAAGTATATATCATGGACCGGTTCATGAATAAGGAGTGGGAACGCGCACAAATTGACAGGCTCATGGCAAAACAGCAAAACCGTATACGACAGCTTGAATCCAAAATCGATACTGAGAAAAACTAA
- the porT gene encoding type IX secretion/gliding motility protein PorT/SprT has product MKKFFFFLILLVTTVSQAQFGSLFAKNPIINLENFDKQRVHWGYFLGFNSYDFKFDYKTTPDVDVLVESTIGFNVGLVGNLRFNDYFDLRFEPGLYFNQRNLTFPGFTNVYDGLREVKSTYLHFPLLLKISSVRTGNIKPYLIGGVGTALNLSSNATAKDDNSNNRFRMIKWTNFYEVGVGIDIYFEYFKFSPSIRGVFSLNDELVRDNDPNSPWTSNIEKMTTRAVFVNFTFH; this is encoded by the coding sequence ATGAAAAAGTTTTTTTTCTTCCTTATATTGTTGGTAACGACGGTTTCGCAGGCACAGTTTGGCAGCCTCTTTGCGAAAAACCCCATCATCAACCTTGAGAATTTTGACAAGCAGCGTGTGCATTGGGGCTATTTCCTCGGCTTCAATTCCTACGATTTTAAATTCGATTATAAAACGACACCTGATGTAGATGTTTTGGTCGAATCCACGATCGGATTTAATGTCGGTTTGGTAGGAAACCTGCGCTTTAACGATTACTTCGACCTGCGTTTCGAGCCCGGATTGTATTTCAATCAAAGGAACCTGACATTTCCCGGTTTTACAAATGTATATGACGGGTTGCGCGAGGTGAAATCTACTTACCTGCATTTTCCGCTTTTATTGAAAATATCGTCTGTAAGGACCGGAAATATCAAGCCGTACCTGATAGGCGGTGTCGGGACTGCACTAAATCTTTCCAGCAACGCTACCGCTAAGGATGACAATTCGAATAACCGTTTCAGAATGATCAAATGGACGAACTTTTACGAAGTGGGTGTGGGGATTGATATTTATTTCGAGTATTTTAAATTCTCGCCTTCGATACGCGGGGTGTTCAGCCTGAATGACGAACTCGTGCGGGACAATGACCCTAACAGCCCGTGGACCTCGAATATTGAGAAAATGACAACGCGTGCCGTTTTTGTAAACTTTACGTTCCACTAA
- the tamL gene encoding translocation and assembly module lipoprotein TamL, with product MRHAFAKIALIIIIGIIYSGCNAVKRVPNRKSLLIDNKITVDGEKDGVLNDLLYQKPNSSILGYRFRLNLYNLAKKNPDSSYKAKFLNNPKKYNRQVKLLSAKQVARKGQSFWYFGVHNFLKKIGEAPVIIDETKVKKSIARVKAYYFNNGYFYAEGTYKIDTLKGKKGKVSYAFTKGNVSRLDSIRTKIYTKALDSLYQSTKQLSNLKKGEVFKTENFDAERNRLNTYFRNNGAFYFQQGNINFNLDTIKSTSRTNVEMVISDQNVRVGDSSYTKPFKLYKISKVNIITDNSNDVDKTKISDSVAYNNFNLYSYKKLKYRPKAITDAVFIAPGTVYSDFRTNLTVRYLGNLKIFNYPLVQYKVDEKDENSLIANIILTPRPKYSFGASLDFTHSNIQDFGIAATTSLTIRNVFNRAETLEIAARGNIGSSKDLANPDNTFFNISEYGLDTKLNFPRVLLPFNTENIIPKKMIPSTTLSFGFAKQRNIGLDKENFTGSMTYNWTPKRNHTARFDLFNIQYVNNLKVDNYFKVYRSSYDALNEYGQQYNVNPANLNEDGDLSIPDGTSGFVGDVLGGQTSLNSNDRDFKSIRSIEERRKRLTENNLILASSYSFSKTTKTSFTDNDFYIFRTKLESAGNVLSLFATATKTIDNQISKKRVFGIEYSQYFKTELEYIRHWDFKREKVLAIRGFFGIAIPYGNSTSVPFSRSYFAGGSNDIRAWQPYSLGPGRSGAINDFNEANLKLTTSAEMRFKIFNSFKGALFVDAGNIWNIYDDGPYEAEGGNFEGIRSLKDIAVGSGFGLRYDLSFFVVRVDMGFKTYNPADTSGKKWFREYNFGNSVLNIGINYPF from the coding sequence TTGAGACACGCATTTGCAAAAATAGCTTTAATTATTATAATCGGGATTATTTATTCCGGATGCAATGCCGTCAAAAGGGTTCCCAACAGGAAAAGCCTGCTCATAGATAATAAAATCACAGTTGATGGTGAGAAGGACGGCGTGCTGAACGACCTTTTGTATCAAAAGCCGAACAGCTCTATATTAGGTTACCGCTTCCGCTTAAATTTGTACAATCTGGCCAAAAAAAATCCGGACTCTTCGTACAAAGCTAAATTTTTAAACAATCCGAAAAAATACAATCGCCAGGTCAAATTGCTTTCGGCGAAACAGGTGGCGCGCAAAGGGCAGTCTTTTTGGTATTTTGGGGTGCATAATTTCCTGAAGAAAATTGGTGAAGCGCCTGTGATTATTGATGAGACCAAAGTAAAGAAGTCCATTGCCAGGGTGAAAGCCTATTATTTCAATAATGGTTATTTCTATGCAGAAGGAACTTATAAAATTGATACGCTAAAAGGGAAAAAGGGGAAAGTCAGCTATGCGTTCACAAAAGGCAACGTTTCCAGGCTCGATTCGATCAGGACCAAAATTTATACGAAGGCGCTTGATTCCTTATACCAAAGCACCAAACAATTGTCGAATCTCAAAAAAGGAGAGGTCTTCAAAACAGAAAACTTTGATGCCGAGCGCAACAGGCTCAATACCTATTTCAGGAACAATGGCGCGTTTTATTTCCAGCAGGGCAATATCAATTTCAACCTCGATACGATCAAATCGACGAGCAGGACCAATGTGGAAATGGTAATCAGCGACCAGAATGTGCGCGTTGGCGATTCGAGCTATACAAAGCCGTTCAAACTGTATAAGATCAGCAAGGTGAACATTATCACCGACAATTCCAATGACGTGGACAAGACCAAGATCAGCGACAGCGTCGCATACAACAACTTTAACCTTTACAGTTACAAAAAACTGAAATACCGCCCGAAAGCCATTACTGATGCAGTCTTTATAGCGCCGGGAACGGTGTATTCCGATTTCCGTACCAACCTCACGGTGCGTTATCTGGGCAATCTGAAGATTTTCAATTATCCGTTGGTACAATATAAGGTGGATGAAAAAGATGAAAATTCGCTTATTGCCAATATCATCCTGACCCCTCGACCGAAATACAGTTTTGGTGCTTCGCTAGATTTTACACATTCAAATATCCAGGATTTCGGAATTGCCGCCACGACTTCGCTTACGATCCGCAATGTATTCAACCGTGCCGAAACGTTGGAAATTGCGGCAAGGGGAAATATAGGGTCTTCCAAAGATCTGGCGAATCCGGACAATACGTTCTTCAATATTTCAGAATATGGATTGGACACGAAACTGAATTTTCCGCGTGTGCTTTTGCCTTTCAATACTGAGAATATCATCCCGAAAAAGATGATTCCATCCACGACGCTGAGTTTTGGTTTTGCGAAACAACGAAACATTGGTCTGGATAAGGAAAATTTTACGGGTTCCATGACTTACAACTGGACACCGAAGCGAAACCACACGGCGCGTTTTGATTTATTTAATATTCAGTATGTCAATAATTTAAAGGTGGATAATTATTTTAAGGTGTACCGGTCTTCCTATGATGCGCTCAATGAATACGGGCAGCAGTACAATGTCAATCCGGCCAACTTAAATGAGGATGGCGATTTGAGCATTCCCGACGGAACCTCAGGCTTTGTGGGCGACGTATTGGGCGGACAAACCAGCCTTAACTCAAATGACAGGGATTTTAAATCCATCAGGAGTATTGAGGAAAGGCGAAAAAGGCTTACCGAAAATAACCTGATCCTGGCCTCAAGCTATAGTTTTTCGAAAACGACAAAGACATCGTTTACGGACAATGATTTTTACATTTTCAGGACCAAACTTGAGTCTGCCGGAAATGTATTGTCGCTTTTCGCCACCGCCACAAAAACCATCGACAACCAGATTTCAAAGAAGCGCGTTTTCGGGATTGAATATTCCCAATATTTTAAAACCGAACTGGAATATATCCGCCATTGGGATTTCAAGCGTGAAAAAGTGCTGGCGATACGCGGCTTTTTTGGGATTGCAATCCCATACGGGAATTCGACCAGCGTGCCTTTTTCGCGAAGCTACTTTGCAGGCGGTTCCAACGACATCCGTGCCTGGCAACCTTACAGCCTCGGTCCGGGACGCAGTGGGGCCATCAACGATTTTAACGAAGCCAACCTGAAGCTTACAACCAGTGCCGAAATGCGTTTCAAGATATTCAACAGTTTTAAAGGAGCATTGTTTGTCGATGCCGGGAACATCTGGAATATCTATGATGACGGGCCTTATGAAGCTGAGGGCGGGAACTTTGAAGGCATTCGTTCGCTGAAGGACATTGCCGTGGGATCAGGATTCGGATTGCGGTATGACCTGAGCTTTTTCGTTGTGCGTGTTGATATGGGTTTCAAGACCTATAATCCGGCGGACACCTCAGGTAAGAAATGGTTCAGGGAGTACAATTTTGGGAACTCGGTTTTAAATATCGGTATTAATTATCCGTTCTAA
- a CDS encoding TrmH family RNA methyltransferase, producing the protein MVSKNQIKLISSLHQKKFRAVHGLFIAEGIKVISELIGSQFELEHLYVTEPLFPEIPVSGKTMISETDLKKMSALATANNALAVFKIPASADITPSGLIVALDDIRDPGNLGTIIRLCDWFGIAQIVCSQETADLYNPKVVQATMGSMARVKVGYVNLGDFLAKTKLPVFGTFMDGDNIYKTDLATEGIIVMGNEANGISKEIEKLTKRRIAIPRFGTLQQTESLNVATATAIILSEFRRN; encoded by the coding sequence ATGGTTAGTAAAAACCAAATAAAATTAATCTCGTCGCTGCACCAAAAAAAATTCCGCGCCGTCCATGGCCTCTTCATTGCGGAAGGTATAAAGGTAATCAGCGAATTGATCGGCTCGCAGTTCGAGCTGGAACATTTGTATGTCACAGAACCTCTTTTCCCTGAAATTCCGGTTTCAGGAAAAACGATGATTTCGGAAACCGACCTTAAGAAAATGAGTGCGCTCGCCACTGCCAACAATGCACTGGCTGTTTTTAAGATTCCCGCTTCCGCAGATATTACGCCGTCAGGCCTGATCGTGGCGCTCGACGACATCCGCGATCCGGGAAACCTTGGCACGATCATCCGCCTTTGCGATTGGTTCGGGATTGCGCAAATCGTCTGCTCGCAGGAAACCGCCGACCTTTACAATCCGAAAGTCGTACAGGCTACCATGGGTTCGATGGCCCGCGTGAAAGTCGGTTATGTCAATCTTGGAGATTTTTTAGCCAAAACAAAACTTCCTGTTTTCGGGACTTTTATGGATGGCGACAACATTTATAAAACCGATTTGGCCACAGAAGGGATTATTGTGATGGGAAATGAAGCGAACGGCATTTCAAAAGAAATCGAAAAACTTACAAAACGACGGATTGCCATCCCGAGATTCGGAACCCTACAGCAAACCGAAAGCCTGAATGTAGCCACGGCAACCGCAATTATCCTGAGCGAATTCAGGAGGAATTGA
- the accD gene encoding acetyl-CoA carboxylase, carboxyltransferase subunit beta, with the protein MAWFKRTEKGITTATEDKKDVPKGLWYKSPTGKIIDADELARNLYVSPEDGFHVRIGSKEYFEILFDNNEFKELDAKMTSKDPLHFVDTKKYSDRLKDAMDKTKLKDAVRTGVGKSKGRDLVVCCMDFAFIGGSMGAVVGEKIARGIDYSIKNKVPFVMISKSGGARMMEAAYSLMQLAKTSAKLAQLADAQIPYISLCTDPTTGGTTASYAMLGDVNISEPGALIGFAGPRVVKDTTGKDLPEGFQTAEFVLEHGFLDFITPRKELKNKINLYLDLILNQKIR; encoded by the coding sequence ATGGCTTGGTTTAAAAGAACAGAAAAAGGAATTACCACCGCAACAGAAGATAAGAAAGATGTGCCAAAAGGCCTTTGGTATAAATCGCCCACAGGTAAAATTATTGATGCGGATGAATTGGCAAGAAATCTTTATGTAAGTCCGGAAGATGGCTTCCATGTAAGGATTGGCAGCAAGGAATATTTCGAAATCCTTTTTGATAACAACGAATTCAAGGAACTCGATGCAAAAATGACCTCGAAGGATCCGCTACACTTTGTCGATACCAAAAAATATTCTGACCGTCTTAAGGATGCCATGGATAAGACCAAGCTCAAAGATGCCGTCCGTACCGGTGTTGGAAAATCTAAAGGACGTGACCTGGTAGTTTGCTGTATGGATTTCGCGTTCATCGGAGGTTCGATGGGAGCAGTAGTGGGTGAAAAAATTGCGCGTGGGATCGATTATTCGATAAAAAATAAAGTGCCCTTTGTAATGATTTCAAAATCAGGTGGTGCCAGGATGATGGAAGCAGCGTATTCCCTGATGCAATTGGCAAAAACCTCTGCAAAATTAGCACAATTGGCAGATGCACAGATTCCTTACATTTCCCTTTGCACGGATCCGACCACAGGTGGGACGACCGCATCTTACGCCATGCTTGGTGATGTCAATATTTCTGAACCAGGTGCTTTGATCGGATTTGCCGGACCGCGCGTTGTGAAGGATACTACTGGTAAGGACCTTCCGGAAGGTTTTCAGACAGCAGAGTTCGTCCTGGAGCATGGATTCCTGGATTTTATCACACCACGTAAGGAATTAAAAAATAAAATAAATCTTTATCTTGATTTGATTTTAAATCAAAAAATAAGATAA
- a CDS encoding deoxynucleoside kinase, with protein MHIAVAGNIGAGKTTLTRLLAKHFKWEPHYEDVVDNPYLDDFYHQMERWSFNLQIYFLNSRFRQILQIRESGKKIIQDRTIYEDAHIFAPNLHAMGLMTNRDFQNYTSLFELMESLVKAPDLMIYLRSSIPNLVGQIHKRGRDYENSISIDYLSRLNERYEAWIQTYNKGKLLIIDVDNIDFVNNPEDLGSILDRINAEINGLF; from the coding sequence ATGCATATAGCAGTAGCAGGAAATATCGGCGCCGGAAAAACCACCCTTACACGTTTGCTGGCCAAGCATTTTAAATGGGAACCCCATTATGAGGATGTGGTTGACAATCCATATCTGGATGATTTTTACCACCAGATGGAGCGTTGGTCGTTCAACCTCCAGATTTATTTCCTGAACAGCCGTTTCAGGCAGATCCTGCAAATTCGTGAAAGCGGTAAAAAAATCATCCAGGACAGGACGATTTATGAAGATGCGCATATTTTCGCCCCGAACCTTCATGCCATGGGACTGATGACCAATCGTGATTTCCAGAACTATACTTCGCTTTTCGAATTGATGGAAAGCCTGGTGAAGGCGCCCGATTTGATGATTTACTTAAGAAGCTCCATCCCAAACCTTGTGGGGCAGATTCATAAGCGTGGCCGTGATTATGAAAATTCAATTTCAATTGATTACCTCAGCAGGCTGAACGAGCGTTATGAAGCGTGGATCCAGACTTATAATAAAGGGAAATTGTTGATTATCGACGTGGATAATATTGATTTCGTGAATAATCCTGAAGACCTTGGAAGCATCCTGGACCGTATCAATGCTGAAATCAACGGTTTGTTTTAG
- the fbaA gene encoding class II fructose-bisphosphate aldolase produces MGHNIKPGVATGDQVQEIFRYAKEKGFALPAVNVTGSSTINGVLETAAKLKAPVIIQFSNGGAQFNAGKGLSNTGEQSAILGAIAGAKHIHTLAEAYGATVILHTDHCAKKLLPWIDGLLDASEAFFAETGKPLYSSHMLDLSEEPMHENIEICKKYLERMSKMGMTLEIELGITGGEEDGVDNSGVDHSELYSTPEDVDYAYSELLKVSPRFTIAAAFGNVHGVYKPGNVKLTPTILRDSQDYIQKKHNTGKNPVDFVFHGGSGSTVAEIREAISYGVIKMNIDTDLQFAFTEGIRDYMTGKIDYLKTQIGNPEGADAPNKKHYDPRKWVREGEVTFNTRLEQAFADLNNVNTL; encoded by the coding sequence ATGGGCCACAATATAAAACCGGGGGTTGCAACAGGCGATCAGGTACAGGAAATTTTCAGGTATGCAAAAGAAAAAGGCTTTGCCCTTCCGGCAGTAAATGTGACAGGTTCCAGTACGATTAATGGTGTTTTGGAAACGGCAGCGAAGTTAAAAGCACCCGTAATTATCCAGTTTTCAAATGGCGGTGCGCAGTTCAATGCAGGAAAAGGACTTTCCAATACTGGCGAGCAATCGGCTATTTTAGGGGCTATTGCCGGAGCGAAACACATCCATACTTTGGCAGAAGCTTATGGCGCTACCGTAATCCTTCATACTGACCATTGTGCCAAGAAATTATTGCCTTGGATTGACGGATTGCTTGATGCCAGCGAAGCATTTTTTGCTGAAACCGGAAAACCACTTTACAGTTCGCATATGCTTGACCTTTCGGAAGAGCCAATGCATGAAAATATTGAGATTTGTAAAAAATACCTCGAAAGAATGAGCAAGATGGGCATGACGCTCGAAATTGAACTTGGCATTACGGGAGGAGAAGAAGATGGCGTTGACAATTCCGGTGTGGATCATTCAGAATTATATTCTACGCCTGAGGATGTGGACTATGCCTATTCCGAATTGCTGAAGGTAAGTCCGCGTTTCACCATTGCTGCCGCTTTCGGTAACGTACACGGTGTTTACAAACCTGGCAATGTGAAGCTTACGCCAACCATTTTAAGGGATTCGCAGGATTATATCCAGAAGAAGCATAATACGGGCAAAAATCCGGTTGATTTTGTGTTCCATGGCGGTTCCGGATCGACGGTTGCCGAAATCAGGGAAGCAATCAGTTATGGTGTCATTAAAATGAATATCGATACGGATTTGCAATTTGCCTTTACGGAAGGGATCCGCGATTATATGACCGGAAAAATCGATTACCTGAAAACACAGATCGGCAACCCGGAAGGAGCTGATGCTCCTAATAAAAAACACTACGATCCAAGAAAATGGGTGCGTGAAGGAGAAGTAACTTTCAACACAAGGCTGGAGCAGGCTTTTGCCGATTTGAACAACGTAAACACTTTATAA
- a CDS encoding LIC_10190 family membrane protein, with amino-acid sequence MTSLHDVFGQEVNSLSFLLFSLFTVYFIHKIYAIYKQEGVSNLFVFFLLMFLILLSLNDLSSPSPDFLVITFLLFIFSRIVDLSSQKEEANFGNYIPIVILSVYLITAKMASIPVLLLSVFVCIKFIKDFKRTVWLLPFLILIVIPWLVRNIILTGLLIYPFPLLDLFGFDWKMPLENVNL; translated from the coding sequence TCGGGCAAGAGGTAAATTCATTGAGTTTTCTTTTGTTTTCTTTGTTTACAGTTTACTTTATACATAAAATATATGCTATTTATAAACAGGAAGGAGTTTCAAATTTGTTCGTTTTCTTTTTATTGATGTTCTTAATACTCTTAAGTCTGAATGATCTGTCCTCACCGTCGCCGGATTTTTTAGTGATAACATTTTTGCTTTTCATTTTTTCAAGGATCGTTGACCTTTCCTCACAGAAAGAAGAAGCAAATTTCGGCAATTATATTCCAATTGTAATTTTGAGTGTTTATTTGATAACTGCTAAAATGGCATCAATACCTGTTTTATTGTTATCTGTTTTTGTCTGCATAAAGTTTATAAAGGATTTTAAGAGAACAGTTTGGTTGCTGCCCTTCCTGATTTTGATAGTTATACCTTGGCTAGTGCGGAACATTATCCTTACAGGATTGTTGATTTATCCTTTCCCTTTACTGGACTTATTTGGCTTTGACTGGAAAATGCCATTAGAAAATGTAAATTTATAA
- a CDS encoding beta-N-acetylhexosaminidase has protein sequence MLRKIGFLLFFMHLASAQSPLPLIPQPKQALIGKGDFTLDNDTRVFAEENSFEAKFLIDYIEKQYGIKLKKTSVMPKEDVPVIAFNLQIPDATNFDREYYTLEVNPKRIDISAAATNGQFYAVQSLIELLPTAKSKPFKIPCVQISDAPKFKWRGMHLDVCRHFFSVDFVKKYIDCLALYKFNTFHWHLTDDQGWRIEIKKYPKLTQIGGWRNGTMVGHYNEQRYDTIKYGGFYTQQQIKEVVDYAQERHITVVPEIEMPGHALAALSAYPELACTSGPFEAAKGWGVFDDVFCPKEETFSFLQNVLSEVMDLFPSAYIHIGGDECPKTRWKACAHCQGLIKELGLKDEHGLQSYFITRIEKYVNSKGRKIIGWDEILEGGLAPNAAVMSWRGTEGGTAAAKLNHNVVMSPGSHCYFDQYQADPKTQPLAIGGLITLEKVYSFNPVPEALSTEESQYILGAQANVWTEYMQTEDDVEYMVFPRISALAEVLWGTADPTRYDDFTNRLSLHLRLLDKWKVTYCKVPFKN, from the coding sequence ATGCTTAGAAAAATAGGCTTCCTTTTGTTTTTTATGCACCTGGCTTCAGCGCAGTCACCTTTGCCCTTAATCCCGCAACCGAAGCAAGCATTGATCGGGAAAGGGGACTTTACATTAGATAACGACACACGCGTTTTTGCTGAGGAAAATTCTTTCGAAGCAAAATTCCTTATTGATTATATTGAAAAACAATATGGGATAAAGCTCAAAAAAACATCAGTGATGCCGAAAGAGGACGTTCCTGTCATTGCTTTTAACCTTCAAATTCCGGATGCCACTAATTTCGACCGTGAATATTATACATTGGAGGTAAACCCAAAGCGGATCGATATATCGGCCGCGGCAACAAACGGACAGTTCTATGCAGTCCAATCCTTAATCGAATTGCTTCCAACGGCAAAATCAAAACCATTCAAAATACCCTGCGTTCAAATATCAGATGCACCAAAATTCAAATGGCGCGGGATGCACCTCGACGTTTGCAGGCATTTCTTCTCCGTTGATTTTGTTAAAAAATATATCGATTGCCTCGCTTTATACAAGTTCAATACATTCCACTGGCACCTGACCGATGACCAGGGTTGGCGTATCGAAATTAAAAAATACCCAAAACTGACCCAAATTGGTGGCTGGCGGAACGGTACGATGGTTGGGCATTATAACGAACAACGTTATGACACGATAAAATACGGCGGATTTTATACACAGCAGCAAATCAAAGAAGTTGTTGATTATGCACAGGAAAGGCACATCACGGTTGTCCCTGAAATTGAAATGCCGGGTCATGCATTGGCAGCACTTTCGGCTTATCCCGAACTGGCATGTACCAGCGGCCCATTTGAAGCGGCAAAAGGCTGGGGTGTGTTTGACGATGTATTTTGTCCAAAGGAAGAAACTTTTTCATTCCTTCAAAATGTGCTGTCAGAAGTGATGGATCTGTTTCCGTCGGCATATATCCACATCGGAGGCGATGAGTGCCCTAAAACACGCTGGAAGGCCTGTGCGCATTGTCAGGGGCTGATTAAGGAATTGGGCTTAAAGGACGAACATGGACTGCAAAGTTATTTCATCACAAGAATTGAAAAATATGTGAACTCCAAAGGCCGTAAGATTATCGGCTGGGACGAAATACTCGAAGGCGGGCTGGCGCCGAATGCCGCTGTGATGAGTTGGCGCGGTACCGAAGGGGGGACTGCAGCGGCGAAATTAAACCACAATGTTGTCATGTCGCCAGGTTCCCATTGCTACTTCGATCAATACCAGGCCGACCCGAAAACACAGCCGCTGGCTATCGGAGGGTTGATTACGCTGGAAAAAGTATATTCGTTTAATCCGGTGCCGGAAGCACTTTCGACCGAAGAATCACAATACATCCTCGGGGCGCAGGCCAATGTCTGGACAGAGTATATGCAAACTGAAGATGATGTGGAATATATGGTTTTTCCAAGGATATCAGCATTAGCTGAAGTGCTTTGGGGAACTGCCGATCCAACAAGATATGATGATTTTACGAACAGGCTTTCGCTACATCTAAGACTACTCGATAAATGGAAAGTGACTTATTGTAAAGTGCCTTTCAAAAACTAA
- a CDS encoding dihydrofolate reductase produces MIIMIAAAAENNALGKDNNLLWHLPDDFKRFKQLTSGHHIIMGRKTFESFPKPLPNRTHIVITKQKDYHPEGCIVVGSMEEALSKVPPNEDTYIIGGGQIYELGMAFADKLDITKVHARFEADTFFPEINLHLWKMTENEFHPKDERHQYDFSFQTFVRK; encoded by the coding sequence ATGATTATAATGATTGCCGCTGCCGCAGAAAACAATGCGCTGGGAAAAGACAACAACTTATTGTGGCACCTGCCTGACGATTTTAAAAGATTCAAGCAACTTACCTCGGGACATCATATCATCATGGGAAGGAAGACTTTCGAAAGTTTTCCGAAGCCACTTCCAAACCGTACCCATATTGTTATCACAAAACAAAAAGACTATCATCCTGAAGGCTGCATCGTCGTTGGAAGTATGGAAGAAGCGCTTTCCAAAGTTCCGCCAAATGAGGATACTTATATAATTGGAGGAGGACAGATTTATGAATTGGGGATGGCTTTCGCCGATAAACTGGATATTACAAAAGTCCATGCGCGTTTTGAAGCCGATACGTTTTTCCCTGAAATCAATCTGCATCTGTGGAAAATGACTGAAAATGAATTCCATCCGAAAGACGAACGGCACCAATATGATTTCAGTTTTCAGACTTTCGTCAGAAAATAA
- a CDS encoding isoamylase early set domain-containing protein, which translates to MAIKKQVIKTKPVVKVTFSLEAKEANTAAVIGDFNNWNPAEGELSKLKNGTFKGTFDLGKDASYEFRYLVDGTFINETEADSYQWNDFANAENSVLAL; encoded by the coding sequence ATGGCAATTAAGAAACAAGTTATAAAAACAAAACCGGTCGTAAAAGTTACTTTTTCACTGGAAGCTAAAGAGGCAAATACTGCTGCAGTAATTGGTGACTTCAACAATTGGAATCCTGCTGAAGGCGAATTGAGCAAACTGAAAAACGGCACTTTCAAAGGTACTTTCGATTTAGGGAAGGATGCTTCTTACGAGTTCAGGTATTTGGTTGATGGAACTTTCATCAACGAGACTGAAGCTGATTCTTATCAGTGGAATGACTTCGCCAATGCTGAAAACAGCGTATTGGCTTTGTAA
- the ubiE gene encoding bifunctional demethylmenaquinone methyltransferase/2-methoxy-6-polyprenyl-1,4-benzoquinol methylase UbiE: MPENITPYKDSQLGKKAQVTQMFDNISGNYDGLNRVISFGIDIKWRKKVLKMVAATNPEKILDIATGTGDLAILMSQTGAKKIVGLDISAGMLEVGKKKISDKKLSDRIEMVIGDSENMDFADNTFDAITVAFGVRNFENLEKGLAEILRVLKPGGIFVILETSQPQKSPYKQFYRFYSKNILPLIGRMFSKDNSAYKYLSDSASVFPYGAALNNILTKTGFIEVQSLPQTFGVATIYSASKS, translated from the coding sequence GTGCCGGAAAATATCACTCCTTACAAAGATTCGCAGCTGGGCAAGAAAGCCCAGGTCACCCAGATGTTTGACAATATCTCCGGCAACTACGACGGACTGAACCGCGTCATCTCGTTCGGGATAGATATCAAATGGCGTAAAAAGGTGTTGAAGATGGTGGCTGCCACAAATCCGGAGAAAATACTTGATATTGCAACAGGTACCGGGGATTTAGCGATACTAATGTCACAGACTGGTGCCAAAAAGATTGTTGGACTGGATATTTCTGCAGGCATGCTGGAAGTCGGGAAAAAGAAAATCAGCGACAAAAAACTCTCGGACAGGATTGAAATGGTCATCGGTGATTCAGAAAACATGGATTTTGCAGACAATACATTTGATGCCATTACAGTCGCTTTCGGTGTCAGGAATTTTGAAAACCTTGAAAAAGGCCTTGCTGAAATCCTTCGGGTATTGAAGCCCGGCGGGATTTTCGTCATTTTAGAAACCTCTCAGCCGCAAAAATCACCGTATAAACAATTTTACCGATTTTACTCTAAAAATATATTGCCGCTCATCGGCAGGATGTTCTCAAAGGACAATTCGGCGTATAAATATTTATCTGATTCCGCTTCCGTTTTTCCTTATGGCGCCGCGCTGAACAATATTTTAACGAAAACCGGGTTTATAGAAGTTCAGTCGCTTCCGCAGACTTTTGGCGTGGCAACGATTTATTCAGCATCGAAAAGTTAA